ATCAATTTTAGTGGGGTagtatataatttttatgtgcACAGGATTCAAAATGAATCTCAAGGGTCTAATCTTTGACTTGAACTTGGTGAGTTTGTTGTGATCTGATGTAGGTGTACCTCTTCATCGTGTTCGCAATCCTTTTCGCGTGTTCACAAAGAGGTAGCTTTGTTGACCTCTGCGATCATAGAGGTGGGTTTGCATTCGCAGAGGAGGGTCTGTGAGGACCTCCATATTCACGGGTGTTGTGTTGCATTCGGGGAGGGTTAAGTTATTCCCCTTCGCGTTCATGGGATAAATACACCGCGTTTGTGAAGGTCAAATTTGACCTGAacaatgaatttttcaaaaagtcGGGATTCATTCATTTTTCACCATTATTGGACCTTGGAAGCTAGGGGGAAGGTGATTTCTGATGGATGTTTGAGAGGAAAAGAGTGAGTTACTAATTTTAACTCATATCTTCCATTACCCATTGATGTTACATTAATTTTGGTCTttaattcatgattttagaCTCTAATTTTTGGGGTTTTTCAAGAACCCAAGTATTTTActaaattgatgattttgagttgattttagcTCCATTTTTCAAACAATTTTCACTAAAAGGGTTTCTTGTGTTGTGAGAAACATTTTCATTCAAAAATTTCTAGATCTACCCTTCATTTTCGAAATTGGGTTTTTGGGTTGATTTTGGgccatttttcaaaaattatgttttgGTGTCATTGAACTTATATTCTTATTTGAAattcatatttgattagattttattgatttggaGTATCAATGTAAGGGAAATGATCAAGTTTTGGAGTAGTTGGGATTAAATTTCGAGATAAGTGAACTCTTAAACCTTCGTTTAAGCCTGTAGGACCCTGTATTATTGTTATGTGTGTTTGGAAGTAATGAGAAGTGGTTAGGGTTATTTGACTATTATGATTGAACTTGATAATAAAGAATTAGGATAATAAATGACAAGTTGATGAATTACAATAGGGTGCTCGATATGATAATGATTTTGATAAATTAGGAATATGTGAATCGATTATATTGATTTGAGTTATGAAGTGTTGTTGCTATCATTCCATTATTATGGCTTATATGAACACTGCttatttgtttttgttcttATATACTGTGATGAAAGAGATAAGGTGATTATGCTGAAGAAAAATAGTTCTGGCGATGCtgaaggaaaatggttccggCGATTGATGattataccaaagaaaaatagttCTGGTGGTGACGAAGGGAAATAATTTTAGGGATTGATATTTATGCCAAGGGAAATGGTTTCAGTGGATAAATGGACCATgtgagtcccccatgggttccggccTAAgaggatgtgtatcattaggacaggcatgcatcactatatgtgacatttcatttcattgcattgcacatCTTTTGCCATCTGTGGACTATGTTGCCTCCGTGTTGTTTCCATGATTTATGCTACTGATTGATGTGATTTGACTGAGACTTGTGAGTTGTATTGTTGgtgatatatatacatatgttatTAAAACTGTTAAACTGGTTGATTTCTATGCAGATTGTAATCTGAGGACGTTCAGTTGGGGTGAGAGGAATACTGGTATTCAATTTAGCTTTGCTTAGTCTTAGTAGTTCACTTGCTgggtaccatgttgtttggtactcacttcTTGTTATCTACGTTTGTTTAGGTTTCGAGCCTAGACAGTGACTTAGTTTTCATTCTTCATCTGAGGCTTTATAGAGGAGACTTGGGAGGTAGTTGTTTGATGCCGGCGATCTCCCTtgttatgctttgttctattcgagTGGCAAAGACATTGACacttatatttacttttatttttgttgtatttagaaggttgtacatgtgacaatcaTTCTTTGGGATATTATATTTGAATAAGACttccgtatatatatatatatatatatatatatatatatatatatatatatatatcaaattatttatgcatcATTTTCCATAATtattgggttttaggctgacttatcggTGGGAATGGATAAGttccatcacacccgaatttggaTCGTGATAGATAGAGTAGCATCCGGATCTAAAGATAAAACTCGAGGAATCGTAACATACCAATCACTACATCGGGAAAATTCTCCAACTCCTAACGAGTCTGTAgagcataaaatctattttgatgTTGGCCACCACCAGAACCTAAAGTAGTACCATGTAGAGCCGTACAGCCGAATATAGTGGTCTGAGTCTAGGGACGACCACCTCCATCTCTAGTAGCAACAGAAGGACAATCTTTCACATGGTGACGCATCTTACCACACCCAAAGCATACACCCGAGCCTGCCAAGCACTCTCCTCTATGgctcttcccacacttcttgcatgcaggGATAGTCTGACCACTAGAAGATACTCCTTGAGGCCTAGGGTTATATGCCCtatatttgttgaactttggagtcAGAGTGTTAGAAGAATTTTGACCAGAGGACTTTTGGCAAAACTGTTGACGGCCACCACTACCGGTCTTTGAGTGTGAAATGTCACCACAATCGATATTTTCCCTCTTTGACTCCCGAGCCTTTTTGTTAAGTTTCTCTTCCTTAATTTAATCGGTGTGTGTCATCAACATCGATATTTCCATGTTTTTATCAACATGatggttctacattctttgaccaccaaatcTGATATACATGagacaaacttgctcatacaagATCTAGAGTCAGTGACCATGAacagagcatattttgacaattgattGAACTTCAATGCATATTCTCTCACACTTATGTTCCCTTATTTCAGATTAATGAACTCCTGGATCTTAGCTTCTCTTAACTCAACCAGAAAGAAATAGTCAAGGAAAGCACCTTTGAAGTCTTCCCAATTTAAGGTACCAACATTCCTAGATCTCTCTCCCTTatattgatcaaaccaaatttaagTACTCCCTTAAGCTGGTAAGCGGCCAAATCCTCCTTTTCTACCAATAACGCTCCCATGATATCAACAATCCTTTGGATGCCTTCAATGAACACTTGATGATTCTCATCCAACTTGGATCCATGTAACTCCTGGAAATTTATCCTAGTGAAATCATAAACTTGTGTTTCCACCATACCCACATTTGGATTCATAAGAGAAACTACTTCTCGGTTGGATTTTGCCATTATGGATTGAGCAAGAACTTGGAACGCGCTCGAAATTCTGCATGTGAGACTTATTGGGTAGAGGATCATTAGGAACTTGGGGAGCGTGTTTCTCCTCACAAATATTAGCATTAGCTTTCCTTCAGACGTAATCTCTTCAAGGAGGCATGATTTTGTAGTCTCAAAGAAAAAGcgttagaaaaataatttagagtACAACTCTACGCACGActaaagaatgatgaaagaagtaaaatttTCTAAAACGCCTCATAGCCTCTCATTCATAAATGTGGTGTGTTTCATACCCatgaaaaagactctactcgatGCGGTATGTCAGACACCCTAGGATACTTtcaaccttgtgctctgataccatatttgtcacgacTCAAGCTAAGCCTTGGGCATGACATGATGATTAAAATATCGAAGGCCTCCagccaaacctcttagcatacatagcatgaataaatataatataaatcaaGAGTAAATTTTGAAAGTGAAAGATAGTCTCAACACAATGAAACTCGAATATAGGAGAATTCAAACATAAAAGCCAAATGACATAAACATACTTCTATAATctagacatgcctctactaaacttTAGATGGGACATAGGACAAGCCCTAACTCatcaatcaaaataaagtacattcgaaatatgaggactcaccaaaatagcTAAGTAAGAGTAGATCGCCAACTAGCCATGTAGAGTAGCGGGAACGTCATGACCTATATaatgagacaatataggtaaaagtatgcgttagtacatggaatgtactaagtatgtgagaaatatacaTAATCATGAGTAAATAGacataataagcatgaacatATGATGCACGACCaaataacttaaaatcatgaagtaaatcatgaaaatattttataaggtcaatgaatcataaaaacatcatttatgagcttataagaaaaatattgtcatttgtgggatattaactttaactaatatttaagaccatatgagctataacatgaaattcggTGTAAttcccacatcaagaagagagaggctacttgccaagttaGACTatgtatcataatcatcatcatgtgctatatgtggattcgCTAGCTAGGCGAATTAAGGCAAACCTATGGGGGGACATAGTTTGGGAGTAGTGGTTGCTACTCAAGACTTTCTTACCAATTCTCCACCACAGAGTCCACTCGGtactaagttaatcccaatgaaataaataatttatcattcatatcattaggaaagGAAATAATCAATATCAATCCACATCAAAAAGTATATCGATCATAacaatagctccttgaaaatcacgatcataacataattcatataaacacttatctttctaagcatctaaatcatgatttcttcgtattgtgagaaaatctttcacagttcattcattcatacttgaaaacataattgaatcataattcatagcttttcataaatccTTCATAAGTTTGTGATCTTAATTTCATAGTTCATAATGAAAATCATTGACATAATGAATGGATCCATatgaaatcaatttaaaatcatgtatcATAGTAAATTCTTGCCCAATAAAGAAGAATAATATTAATTGAAATCAATTGAGAAAGACCAATGAATaattgacatgaaaccctcATTAAGTTGGGTAAATTGAAATTGGAGAATTGAGTTTATTTGGAATCCAATGGATGAAAGGgatccattggtgaattcccacatacctggGAATCAAATCCCTAATGTCAATGGAGTTTGAAAAACTTGAACATGTGAATCATAGCtttgaaattgaagaggaaaccTTGGGGGAGAACCTTGTTGTCTTGGATGAAATTTAGGAGAATGAGAGGGAATGAGGTTTGTTTAAAGGGTTCGGATAGTTTTAGGTTGTCcaaaaatagtcccaaaatgaCGTggttttaatattaaaaaagtgGGGATTATCTGGAATACCCCTAAAATTAACTGTCCGTCCAAGTTTACGGCCAACTCTACGAACCGTGGAAACTTGTACTGAGGCCATCCATAGAAAAGCACTTCAATTTCTATGTTTTTGGGTTCAAGGTCTACAGGTCCTCTTATACGGCCCGTAAAACCATATACGAACCGTAAGAGTCGTCCGTAGAAAGTTTGCCACAAAAAGAGAGCTACTGAAATTGGACTTAATTCCTATTGGCTTGATCTACGGCTCATAGAAGGCATTACGGACTGTAGACACACTCTTCCTGGACAACCCTCTAATTGGCCCTGTGAACCTTCTTCTAGGGCCACTCCTATGGACCGTCTGACCTTATGCGGTCTGTAGGAAGTCCTTCACAAAGGCCCTTCAACCTTAACCCTTTTTCAACTCTTAGGACCCTTTCCACGGGGCCCTTCTACGGACCATGAAATTATATACGGTCCATAGAAGGTCCCATACAAGCCACTAGTGACAAAATTTTGTAAGTTTTAGATTCCCTTAGTTCCACGGTTCCACCCTGCGGTCCGTATACTTTTGTACGGACAGTAAAGAAGCTCGTACAACTGGCACCATCAacttttctgaatttttttttctttggccttccaacttctggggtcttactacttatttatttatcacttTTTATGACTACTCTTAGACATTGTTAGTTAGAGTCATGTAAGATGACTTTCTGATTATGTGGATATAATAGTTTAGACTTTTagttttcttatttattatacttgagactttattttctatcttaatatttttaaactgtGTTAAATGCTGTAGTTATGGCATGATTTAATTGGTTAGGTTTGGTTTGCCCACCGGAGAGTTAGTATGGATGTCAATCACGGCGATTTGTATTGTGATAGGACATCATTTTTACTAGCGCAAAAATTACTGGGAGTGTAGGATGAAAAGACTACCAGTGTCTcgcaaaaagaaagaaaatagacCACATGTGTATGTATGATAAATAAAGGCATAATAAATAAACGTGTCTTTTAACTTGACCTTAGTTGATCTTTATGCCTTTCAACATTGGTTTGTGCATAAGTAAATGCTTAAAtatgtataaagttgaacaagtaaATACATGCGTCATATGTGGCAATTCGCATGAGGTACAATTGAACTGATTTGTATTATTTCACATAGTACgcgtgtgtctacttgttcaaatttatacaaattttaatGTCCATTTGTGAGCATCAAAGATTAGAGAGCACGTGATTTGAGATCAAGTTGAATAATGTTTATATATTATacccaaaataaaatatagtgaGCCGTGATATAACACAACCAAAATGAGCACCAACGAGATAGCATATATTCGCAGAGGATCTTTGATAACGTGAATACGGCCACAATATCCTCCATCCCTTTAGCATATATTCGTTAGTGAATTGTTTAGTCTATCCGTTAGCTACATCTTTGGTATTCCCCAAAACCCAGATATAAAGGTAAGAATAACTATCACGTAATTGAGGTATAAagtttattttttgttgaacaaccagtatatattttaatataatgttATAATGTATAGTTTATAAGATTTTTATGCTATTAATCTCACTCATATTTATGACGTGATACTCTCtctattaaatttatatatcttatttttattttaaatttacttttaaaaatatccCTTACTTTCTAATTCAAACATctcatataatattttttatctaCAAATCCTCCGCACCTTTTTATATTGATGGAGCTTGTTCATATTCTCTCAATACATGGAagatgattttaaaaaaaatatatatatacttctttccatttcaatttgttcgTTTTACTTTTCTCTTTAGGTCATTTAAAAAGCTACTATTTTTATAcgattctttaattttaatattcgacatgacatgtttaagattaGGGGTGTTCACGATTTGGATAAAGACCGATCCAAAGTGAAAAACTATACTAAACCGATTAAGTAAACCCGattttatttggattttatttggttttagaattttaaaaaccGATAgcatttgatttggttttgattttcttAAACACAAATTGAAGAAATAATCGAACCGAAtcaataaattatatacatatattttattattatacatacataatatattatttttataaacaattttaaatatcttatatatgttttcatcaaaatttatttaggAAGGCAAAAACATTCAAGGAGTGAACATTTATCTTATTGATTTCATGTACGTGAATGTCGACAATTCTTGGTGGGACTAGGAATGTGTTGTCTCTTGCTTCTGAGCCAAAACGGTGAATTTTAAAGCTTTATGCACAATAAATTTAGTGATTAAAAGTTTTGTAATGTTAGTCGTTctaattactttttattttgaatgacttgttatcttttttttcctctttcgaatgaatcattttttttctttttttgtgtatagttaataaccgaaccaaacaaAAATGAATAACAACTAAACTAATAAATCCATattatatttggtttgatttggttatgATAATTTGGAAACCAATTAAATTGATTCAGTTTTGATTATTATCAATAATCGATTCAAACCGACCCGTGAACAACCCTATTTAAAATCACAAGATTAAATGACATCTTAGTACATTCTATATAACTTAATTTAaaaccacaaaattcaaaaatcatttttaatttttttgcttCATGTCAAATTAAATTGATATATGCATGTTTAAGATCATTAACACTTTGATATACTAATTTTTCGCACATTATGTGTGTATCCCATCTCaatacatataatttttgttAAAAGAAATCATGTAAAAACCGCTGGGGAAGTGAGGAatttcacacacacacacacatatatatatatatatattatgaggaTATTTTCGTATTTTACTTTTAATAAGTGAggaatttcatatttttaatataatagaaattatataaatttatagtttAATACTGCaagatttcaaatatatatttttttattttttttaaaatatacacCATTAAACTAagatacataaaataaaagtatgagAGTAATATTTATTATGTGACTTAATAGCATTAAATTCTTTTATAATATAAGTGTAAGAAGTTGATCACATTAATAACGTGTAATATTGAAGAAAGATTACCCGTACTGATACTTCCCTCCTCCCTTTCGCCCTATCTGTTCCCCTAGATGGAATATTACTTCTTCGCACGTATTGTTAGAGGCCGTGAGTCCAAGAGTTCAAACTGTATTTGATAATTGATACTTTctccatttcattttatttgatattgttTGACTTAGCATGatgtttaagaaagaaaatatattttattttatgtggcACTATAAATATAACctgatttaaatttttaaatagtatttaaacatgatttatttttaaatttcttattaCACTTTAAATTAATGAGACGTTTTAGAATCAAACAAATATTACAGtatattgaaaatcataaatttaaagaaacttaccttataaataataacatatttaacataataaTTTCTTGATATCTTTATTTAATTACTTTTCTTAAATTATACGATCAAATTGGACCACGTAAATTAGAACAGAGgcataaaattgaaaaaattaaacaaaatgtTCCTTGACTCAAAATTTCTTATACAAAATATTTTGTATCCTTTATTAGGTAAACTGGCCATTCACCCAATATTATTGCACACGAAGTGCATTTAATTTGATGCCTtcacttcttcttctcttccttcgTTTGTCTTTTTCGCTTTCCTTCTTCtcttcctccttcttcttctttaatttccttcttttttatcCTTATTTTGTTTGCTGCTTTCCTTCTTCcttcctttctttcttgtccttctttttcttccatgtTCAAAAccgtaattttaaaaaaatcacataCTACAAACGTGAATCGTTTCGAgtgaataatatatcaaaaggTTCTAAACATTGAGAGGAGCTCATATCTAAATTTTGGGATTGTTTAGAGGAGATTTGAGTTGGTTGAGATTGAACAAGAATTAGTATGcaatgtatatttttttatttaaacaatatatatatagatatatatacatttCTGATACCTAGTTATATATCATCTCTACACAATCAagcattatttatataatattgatatattatatatacatatgattaaATTAATGCACATATAGTTATTTTGTTGAATTGTGTTTTGCCCGTACATATTGGTATCACTCTTATCCTTTTTGCCCGGATAATGCACAATGCATTGTGGTTATAAATTAGTAGTGCATGAGTTTAATTAGCCGCTACATTCCAGTACTATTACCTTATTTTTAAATCATAAGTTTGGTGAATGATTGATCACAGAATTTCCTTTCCAATAAAAACAAATCTTT
This sequence is a window from Solanum dulcamara chromosome 10, daSolDulc1.2, whole genome shotgun sequence. Protein-coding genes within it:
- the LOC129905075 gene encoding uncharacterized protein LOC129905075, whose protein sequence is MAKSNREVVSLMNPNVGMVETQVYDFTRINFQELHGSKLDENHQVFIEGIQRIVDIMGALLVEKEDLAAYQLKGVLKFGLINIRERDLGMLEEKLNKKARESKRENIDCGDISHSKTGSGGRQQFCQKSSGQNSSNTLTPKFNKYRAYNPRPQGVSSSGQTIPACKKCGKSHRGECLAGSGVCFGCGKMRHHVKDCPSVATRDGGGRP